One Amycolatopsis sp. NBC_00355 genomic window carries:
- a CDS encoding PadR family transcriptional regulator: MLTDAELTVLGLVVERPRHGYELDEVVEERGMRDWTALGFSSIYYVLGKLRDRGLIAEVAADRAHAKAKKTFTATDAGREACAQAAEAAIAELRPVHPPVLAGLANSPVVPPERLASALARRAEAVDARLAEVRRAAAAQPSAPSFVRAIFDYSISRLEAEAAWLAALPEGTP, translated from the coding sequence GTGCTGACCGACGCGGAACTGACGGTGCTCGGCCTCGTCGTCGAGCGGCCCCGGCACGGCTACGAGCTGGACGAAGTGGTCGAGGAACGCGGCATGCGCGACTGGACCGCGCTCGGTTTCAGCTCGATCTACTACGTCCTCGGCAAGCTGCGCGACCGTGGCCTGATCGCCGAGGTCGCGGCCGATCGCGCGCACGCCAAGGCCAAGAAGACGTTCACGGCCACCGACGCCGGCCGGGAAGCGTGCGCACAGGCCGCCGAGGCGGCGATCGCCGAACTGCGCCCGGTGCACCCGCCGGTGCTGGCCGGGCTCGCGAACAGCCCGGTCGTCCCGCCCGAGCGGCTCGCGTCGGCGCTGGCCCGGCGCGCCGAAGCTGTCGACGCACGGCTGGCCGAGGTGCGGCGCGCGGCCGCCGCCCAGCCGTCCGCGCCGTCGTTCGTCCGGGCGATCTTCGACTACTCGATCAGCCGGCTGGAAGCCGAAGCCGCGTGGCTGGCCGCGCTGCCTGAAGGGACGCCCTGA
- a CDS encoding ribosomal protein bL36, producing MKVRSSLRSLARQPGAQVIRRGTRVFVINKDNPRSKGRQG from the coding sequence ATGAAGGTCCGCAGTTCGCTTCGTTCGCTCGCCCGCCAGCCGGGCGCCCAGGTGATCCGCCGCGGGACGCGCGTGTTCGTCATCAACAAGGACAACCCGCGCTCCAAGGGCCGCCAGGGCTGA
- a CDS encoding DUF5682 family protein, with protein MTTTHLLGIRHHGPGSARAVAARLAELEPDVVLIEGPPEADALVELTEDPAMVPPVALLAYATDDVSRAAFWPFAVFSPEWQALAYAREAGVPVRFCDLPAANTFAAGPDDLGAPHGDPLAGLAAAGGYDDPERWWDDVVESRRDDASPFEVIAEAMTALREDEEPPQGNEARREAHMRTVLRRTRKEGFENIAVVCGAWHVPALADPLPPASHDAAVLKGLPKRKVACTWVPWTHGRLATASGYGAGVRSPGWYHHLFTTAEDVTTRWLTGVAAVLREEDLPVSTAHVIEAVRLAEALAALRGRSSAGLAEVTEATRSVLCGGDDVQVALVTRRLVVGERLGEVPDRVPQPPLAADLTATAKRLRLKKDPVVKELDLDLRTPGGLDRSRLLHRLRVLGIEWGSREASARRNRGTFRETWALCWEPSFEVDLVAAAVHGTTVPSAASSAVRDTVEGTPPLDEVTTAVENCLLADLPEALPDALAALDARAAADSDVARLMSALPALARATRYGDVRGTDTAALRAVALRMLDRVCAGLPPATHGIDDDAAARFCKLIDGVHDSTALLGDEAKDRWLAALARLAERPALPPLLSGRLSRILHDAGLLDALDIELRLGRALTPGVTPSAGAAYVEGFFDGGALLLVHDEGLLRVIDAWLAAIPADVFTEVLPLLRRTFGAFSSPEKRAIGQRAAGLTGAARVVVPTADELDEERAERVLPVMATLLGVGA; from the coding sequence TTGACCACCACCCACCTGCTCGGCATCCGCCACCACGGCCCGGGTTCGGCCCGGGCCGTGGCGGCGCGGCTGGCGGAGCTCGAACCGGACGTCGTCCTGATCGAGGGCCCGCCGGAAGCCGACGCGCTCGTCGAACTGACCGAAGACCCGGCGATGGTACCCCCGGTCGCGCTGCTGGCGTACGCGACCGACGACGTCTCGCGCGCCGCGTTCTGGCCGTTCGCGGTCTTCAGCCCCGAGTGGCAAGCGCTTGCGTACGCCCGGGAAGCCGGTGTCCCGGTGCGGTTCTGCGACCTGCCGGCCGCGAACACGTTCGCCGCCGGACCGGACGACCTCGGCGCGCCCCACGGCGATCCGCTGGCCGGGCTGGCGGCCGCGGGTGGCTACGACGATCCCGAACGCTGGTGGGACGACGTCGTCGAGTCGCGCCGGGACGACGCGTCGCCGTTCGAGGTGATCGCCGAGGCGATGACCGCGCTGCGCGAAGACGAAGAGCCGCCGCAGGGCAACGAGGCGCGCCGCGAGGCCCACATGCGCACGGTGCTGCGCCGCACGCGCAAGGAAGGTTTCGAGAACATCGCCGTCGTCTGCGGGGCGTGGCACGTGCCCGCGCTGGCCGACCCGCTGCCGCCCGCGTCACACGACGCGGCCGTCCTCAAAGGACTCCCGAAGCGGAAGGTCGCGTGCACCTGGGTGCCGTGGACGCACGGGCGCCTCGCCACGGCCAGCGGTTACGGCGCGGGCGTCCGGTCACCGGGCTGGTACCACCACCTCTTCACCACGGCCGAGGACGTGACGACGCGCTGGCTGACCGGTGTCGCGGCGGTGCTGCGCGAAGAGGATCTGCCGGTCTCGACCGCGCACGTCATCGAGGCGGTCCGGCTGGCCGAGGCACTGGCCGCGCTGCGCGGCCGGTCGTCGGCGGGGCTGGCGGAGGTCACCGAAGCCACCCGGTCGGTGCTGTGCGGCGGGGACGACGTGCAGGTCGCGCTGGTCACCCGGCGGCTCGTCGTCGGCGAACGGCTCGGCGAGGTGCCCGACCGCGTCCCGCAGCCGCCTCTGGCCGCGGACCTGACCGCGACCGCGAAGCGCCTGCGGCTCAAGAAGGACCCGGTTGTCAAGGAGCTCGACCTCGACCTGCGGACCCCGGGTGGGCTGGACCGCTCGCGGCTGCTGCACCGGCTGCGTGTGCTCGGCATCGAGTGGGGCAGCCGGGAGGCGTCGGCGCGGCGGAACCGCGGCACGTTCCGGGAGACCTGGGCGCTGTGCTGGGAGCCGTCGTTCGAGGTCGACCTGGTCGCGGCGGCCGTGCACGGCACCACCGTGCCCTCGGCGGCCTCCTCCGCCGTCCGGGACACGGTCGAGGGCACCCCGCCGCTCGACGAAGTCACCACCGCCGTCGAGAACTGCCTGCTAGCCGACCTGCCGGAGGCACTGCCCGACGCGCTCGCGGCGCTCGACGCGCGCGCCGCGGCCGACTCGGACGTCGCGCGGCTGATGTCCGCGCTGCCGGCCCTGGCCCGGGCGACCCGCTACGGCGACGTCCGCGGCACCGACACCGCCGCGTTGCGGGCCGTCGCCCTCCGCATGCTGGACCGGGTCTGCGCCGGGCTGCCGCCGGCGACCCACGGGATCGACGACGACGCCGCGGCCCGGTTCTGCAAGCTGATCGACGGCGTCCACGACTCCACCGCGTTGCTGGGCGACGAGGCGAAGGACCGCTGGCTGGCCGCGCTGGCCCGGCTGGCCGAACGGCCGGCGCTGCCGCCGCTGCTGTCCGGGCGGTTGTCCCGGATCCTGCACGACGCCGGGCTGCTCGACGCGCTCGACATCGAGCTGCGGCTCGGCCGGGCGCTCACGCCGGGCGTCACGCCGTCGGCGGGGGCGGCCTACGTCGAGGGCTTCTTCGACGGCGGGGCCCTGCTGCTGGTGCACGACGAGGGTCTGCTGCGGGTGATCGACGCCTGGCTCGCGGCGATCCCCGCCGACGTCTTCACGGAGGTGCTTCCGTTGCTGCGGCGCACGTTCGGCGCGTTCAGCAGTCCCGAGAAACGGGCGATCGGGCAGCGGGCGGCCGGGCTCACCGGCGCCGCGAGGGTCGTCGTGCCGACGGCCGACGAACTGGACGAGGAACGGGCCGAGCGGGTGCTGCCCGTCATGGCGACGCTGCTGGGGGTAGGGGCATGA
- a CDS encoding tartrate dehydrogenase → MTSHRIALIPGDGIGREVTPAACAVLDAAGARHGVAFRYDEFDWSCERYLAEGAMMPADGLDRVRHHDALFLGAVGAPGVPDHVSLWGLLIPLRRGFRQYVNLRPIRVFDGLDSPVRDARDVDFVVVRENVEGEYSEIGGRLNRGLPDELAVQEAVFTRAGVTRVVDYALDLARRRRGKLTSATKSNGIVHTMPFWDEIVAERAAARPEVDVESEHIDVLAAKFVLDPGRYDVVVASNLFGDILSDLAAAVAGGIGLAPAANLNPERDFPSMFEPVHGSAPDIAGRGIANPIGAIWTAALLLEHLGHAEAAADVERALAAVLAKTRLRTPDLGGTATTGSFTRAVLDELEGAR, encoded by the coding sequence ATGACCTCCCACCGCATCGCCCTCATCCCCGGCGACGGCATCGGCCGCGAAGTGACCCCGGCGGCCTGCGCCGTGCTCGACGCCGCCGGCGCGCGGCACGGCGTCGCCTTCCGCTACGACGAGTTCGACTGGTCCTGCGAGCGCTACCTCGCCGAGGGCGCGATGATGCCCGCCGACGGCCTCGACCGCGTCCGCCACCACGACGCGCTGTTCCTCGGCGCCGTCGGCGCGCCCGGCGTGCCCGACCACGTTTCCCTGTGGGGCCTGCTCATCCCGCTGCGCCGCGGTTTCCGGCAGTACGTCAACCTCCGCCCGATCCGGGTGTTCGACGGCCTCGACAGCCCGGTCCGCGACGCGCGTGACGTCGACTTCGTCGTGGTCCGGGAGAACGTCGAGGGGGAGTACAGCGAGATCGGCGGCCGCCTCAACCGCGGCCTGCCCGACGAGCTCGCCGTGCAGGAGGCGGTCTTCACCCGCGCCGGCGTCACGCGCGTCGTCGACTACGCCCTCGACCTCGCCCGGCGCCGCCGCGGGAAGCTGACGTCGGCGACGAAGTCCAACGGCATCGTGCACACCATGCCGTTCTGGGACGAGATCGTCGCCGAACGCGCGGCCGCCCGGCCCGAGGTCGACGTCGAGTCCGAGCACATCGACGTCCTCGCCGCGAAGTTCGTGCTCGACCCGGGCCGCTACGACGTCGTCGTCGCGTCCAACCTCTTCGGTGACATCCTCAGCGACCTCGCGGCCGCCGTCGCGGGCGGGATCGGTCTCGCCCCGGCCGCCAACCTCAACCCCGAGCGCGACTTCCCGTCGATGTTCGAGCCGGTGCACGGCTCCGCGCCGGACATCGCCGGGCGCGGGATCGCGAACCCGATCGGCGCGATCTGGACCGCCGCCTTGCTGCTGGAGCACCTCGGCCACGCCGAAGCCGCCGCCGACGTCGAACGTGCGCTCGCCGCGGTGCTCGCGAAGACTCGGCTGCGCACGCCCGACCTGGGCGGCACCGCGACGACGGGGAGCTTCACCCGCGCGGTGCTCGACGAGCTGGAAGGAGCCCGATGA
- a CDS encoding alpha/beta fold hydrolase has translation MSVPLPFRYRTVDPGVPIRCAVGGEGPPILLLHGYPQTHVIWHAVAPLLAERFTVVATDLRGYGDSGKPVPTEGDAEYAKRAMAADQVAVMAELGFDRFAVAGHDRGGRVAHRMALDRPDAVRALAVLDIVPTRHAFAHADRDFATGYWHWFFLTAGHGIPERMIGADPEFWIRARMTSRHAGGTPFDPAALAEYVRCFGEASIAASCADYRAAATIDLDHDEADADRRLGIPVRALWGERSFVGRNYDVLDVWRGYAEDVTGRALPSDHYLPEEAPAEVAAELAEFFG, from the coding sequence ATGAGCGTCCCGCTGCCGTTCCGGTACCGCACGGTCGATCCCGGCGTCCCGATCCGCTGCGCGGTCGGCGGCGAGGGCCCGCCGATCCTGCTGCTGCACGGCTATCCGCAGACGCACGTGATCTGGCACGCCGTCGCGCCGCTGCTCGCGGAGCGCTTCACGGTCGTGGCGACCGACCTGCGCGGCTACGGCGACAGCGGCAAACCCGTGCCCACCGAAGGAGACGCCGAGTACGCGAAGCGCGCCATGGCCGCCGACCAGGTGGCCGTGATGGCCGAACTCGGCTTCGACCGCTTCGCCGTCGCCGGGCACGACCGCGGCGGCCGCGTCGCGCACCGGATGGCCCTCGACCGGCCGGACGCCGTGCGCGCCCTGGCCGTGCTCGACATCGTGCCGACGCGGCACGCCTTCGCCCACGCCGACCGGGACTTCGCGACCGGCTACTGGCACTGGTTCTTCCTCACCGCGGGCCACGGCATCCCGGAGCGGATGATCGGCGCCGACCCGGAGTTCTGGATCCGCGCCCGGATGACGTCGCGGCACGCGGGCGGCACGCCGTTCGACCCCGCCGCGCTGGCCGAGTACGTGCGGTGCTTCGGCGAGGCGTCGATCGCCGCGTCCTGCGCGGACTACCGCGCGGCCGCGACGATCGACCTGGACCACGACGAGGCCGACGCGGACCGCCGCCTCGGGATCCCGGTCCGGGCGCTCTGGGGTGAACGCAGTTTTGTCGGCCGCAACTACGACGTCCTCGACGTCTGGCGCGGGTACGCCGAAGACGTCACCGGCCGGGCCCTGCCGTCCGATCACTACCTGCCCGAAGAGGCTCCGGCCGAGGTCGCGGCGGAACTGGCGGAGTTCTTCGGTTGA
- a CDS encoding VWA domain-containing protein, whose amino-acid sequence MSVDADRLRRWRLVLGGEGAEGSGLADAQLSEEDSGVDKALAALYDKPDEDATGGPRSANLGASAPRVARWLGDVRRYFPSTVVQVMQRDAVDRLGLTRMLLEKELLSAVEPDVHLVGTLLSLNSVLPEETKETAREVVRKVVEELEQRLAERTRAAIKGALDKASRTHRPRPGDINWARTIHANLKHYSPELRTIVPEKLIGFGRRQQAVQRDVILAVDQSGSMAESVVYSGLFGAVLASMRALKTSFVAFDTEVADLTEHLADPVDVLFGTQLGGGTDINRAIAYCQGLVGRPEQTLLVLISDLYEGGDEDELLQRVAELVGSGVQVVTLLALSDSGAPSYDHENAAALAELGIPAFACTPDQFPELMAAAVRGDDLQAWAARENS is encoded by the coding sequence ATGAGCGTGGACGCGGACCGGTTGCGCCGGTGGCGGCTGGTGCTGGGCGGCGAAGGCGCCGAGGGCTCGGGCCTGGCCGACGCCCAGCTGTCCGAAGAGGACAGTGGGGTCGACAAGGCGCTGGCGGCCCTCTACGACAAGCCGGACGAGGACGCCACCGGCGGGCCGCGGAGCGCGAACCTCGGCGCGTCGGCGCCGCGGGTCGCGCGCTGGCTCGGCGACGTCCGGCGGTACTTCCCCAGCACCGTCGTGCAGGTGATGCAGCGCGACGCCGTCGACCGGCTCGGGCTGACCCGGATGCTGCTGGAGAAGGAGCTGCTCTCGGCGGTCGAGCCGGACGTCCACCTGGTCGGCACCCTGCTCTCGCTCAACAGCGTGCTGCCCGAGGAGACCAAGGAGACCGCGCGCGAGGTCGTCCGCAAGGTCGTCGAGGAGCTGGAGCAGCGGCTCGCGGAGCGCACCCGCGCGGCGATCAAGGGCGCGCTCGACAAGGCGTCGCGCACGCACCGGCCGCGTCCGGGCGACATCAACTGGGCGCGCACGATCCACGCGAACCTCAAGCACTACTCCCCCGAGCTGCGCACGATCGTGCCGGAGAAGCTGATCGGCTTCGGCCGGCGGCAGCAGGCGGTGCAGCGTGACGTCATCCTGGCCGTCGACCAGTCGGGCTCAATGGCGGAGTCGGTGGTCTACTCGGGGCTGTTCGGCGCGGTCCTGGCGTCGATGCGGGCGTTGAAGACGTCGTTCGTCGCGTTCGACACCGAGGTCGCCGACCTCACCGAGCACCTCGCCGACCCGGTCGACGTGCTGTTCGGCACCCAGCTGGGCGGCGGCACCGACATCAACCGCGCGATCGCCTACTGCCAGGGGCTGGTCGGGCGCCCCGAGCAGACGCTGCTGGTGCTGATCAGCGACCTCTACGAGGGCGGCGACGAGGACGAACTGCTGCAGCGCGTCGCCGAGCTGGTCGGCTCGGGGGTCCAAGTGGTGACGCTGCTGGCCCTGTCCGACTCGGGCGCGCCGTCGTACGACCACGAGAACGCGGCAGCCCTGGCCGAGCTGGGGATCCCGGCGTTCGCGTGCACCCCGGACCAGTTCCCCGAACTGATGGCGGCGGCAGTCCGGGGCGACGACCTGCAGGCCTGGGCGGCCCGCGAGAACAGCTGA
- a CDS encoding LysR family transcriptional regulator — protein MDARQLEYFLAVVDHGGMSRAAQALHVAQPSLSQAVRVLERDLGTSLFDRVGRRLVLTQAGHALVEPARQIVRGLDAARAAVDSVGGLEAGRVEIAAMPSQAVEPLSGMIRRFTERHPGLRVVVRSAFTPDDVLGMVRGGVTELGLAAGPEPLKAPGLDVVPCGRQRFVLVTGPDAPFPDGEPVPRELLHGQRLIVGQPGTGMRRLVDDLRASGVDIVPVVETEHREAILPLVLGGVGMAVLADSWTSLAERAGARVFALDPPAHLHVALVGRAALMPTAAAFVATVDRQGLSTGP, from the coding sequence GTGGACGCGCGGCAGCTCGAGTACTTCCTCGCCGTGGTCGACCACGGCGGGATGAGCCGGGCCGCCCAAGCGCTCCACGTCGCGCAACCCTCGCTCTCCCAAGCCGTCCGGGTCCTCGAACGCGACCTCGGCACCAGCCTGTTCGACCGGGTCGGCCGGCGGCTCGTGCTGACCCAGGCCGGGCACGCGCTCGTCGAACCCGCCCGGCAGATCGTTCGCGGGCTCGACGCCGCGCGGGCCGCCGTCGACTCGGTCGGCGGGCTCGAAGCGGGCCGGGTCGAGATCGCCGCGATGCCGTCGCAGGCGGTCGAGCCGCTCAGCGGCATGATCCGCCGGTTCACGGAACGCCACCCCGGGTTGCGGGTGGTCGTGCGCTCGGCGTTCACCCCGGACGACGTCCTCGGCATGGTCCGCGGCGGTGTCACCGAACTCGGCCTCGCCGCCGGTCCCGAGCCCTTGAAAGCGCCCGGGCTCGACGTCGTCCCGTGCGGCCGGCAGCGGTTCGTGCTGGTCACCGGCCCGGACGCGCCGTTCCCGGACGGCGAGCCGGTGCCGCGCGAGCTGCTCCACGGGCAGCGGCTCATCGTCGGCCAGCCGGGCACCGGCATGCGGCGGCTCGTCGACGACCTCCGCGCGAGCGGCGTCGACATCGTGCCGGTGGTGGAGACCGAGCACCGCGAAGCCATCCTGCCGCTGGTACTGGGCGGCGTCGGGATGGCCGTGCTGGCCGACTCGTGGACGTCGCTGGCGGAGCGGGCCGGCGCGCGCGTGTTCGCCCTGGATCCGCCCGCCCACCTGCACGTCGCGCTGGTCGGCCGGGCGGCCCTGATGCCGACCGCGGCCGCGTTCGTGGCCACGGTCGATAGGCAAGGCCTATCAACCGGGCCGTGA
- a CDS encoding DUF5691 domain-containing protein produces MKAWEDLVGTALLGTRRRPLDLSTQPPAVQDLATERDEPAEQLLAAAAVLTTYRRAGRRALGDVKPLPAAAPDERPFVPALARERLSRLLAASHPDLLQEWLGILAGTDYRVPPEFLPLLAEAARTKAALRGPLVAVAGPVGAWLGQRNPDWGFLAAPAEESGDVWQYGSLAQRRRWLTARLTDDPDAAREALTTSWKSEPADVRADFLGVLAGHVRDADEDFLEAALTDRAAAVREKAADLLGRLPNTRHGHRMAERLRPLVRRRGRILEISLPRTERGKDEGTVRLRTLVAAAPLAFWTEFGPPAEVVRMTVEGCPPGVLRDAWASAALRQRDETWAQALIGADPGGRTTPPLLGVLSPASQAGTIAHLVGRLPTESFARLVHELPRPWTAELGTALLDWIARQDDHRLVSHAAVVIARAVPPGCLRHPLATTRLTMDAGPWRRALTETLNFRREMYEELA; encoded by the coding sequence GTGAAAGCCTGGGAAGACCTCGTCGGCACCGCGCTCCTCGGCACCCGCCGGCGCCCGCTCGACCTGAGCACCCAGCCGCCCGCGGTCCAGGACCTCGCCACCGAACGCGACGAGCCCGCGGAGCAGCTGCTGGCCGCCGCCGCGGTGCTGACCACCTACCGGCGGGCCGGACGGCGGGCGCTCGGGGACGTCAAACCGCTGCCCGCCGCCGCGCCCGACGAGCGGCCGTTCGTGCCCGCTCTCGCGCGGGAACGGCTCTCCCGGCTGCTGGCCGCGAGCCACCCCGACCTGCTCCAGGAGTGGCTCGGCATCCTGGCCGGCACGGACTACCGTGTCCCGCCGGAGTTCCTGCCGCTGCTGGCCGAAGCGGCGCGCACCAAGGCCGCGCTGCGCGGCCCGCTCGTCGCGGTCGCCGGGCCCGTCGGCGCGTGGCTCGGGCAGCGCAATCCCGACTGGGGTTTCCTCGCCGCGCCCGCCGAGGAATCCGGGGACGTCTGGCAGTACGGCAGCCTCGCCCAGCGCCGCCGCTGGCTGACCGCCCGGCTGACCGACGATCCGGACGCGGCCCGCGAAGCGCTGACGACGTCGTGGAAGAGCGAACCCGCCGACGTCCGCGCCGACTTCCTCGGGGTGCTCGCCGGGCACGTCCGGGACGCGGACGAAGACTTCCTCGAAGCCGCCCTCACCGACCGCGCGGCCGCCGTCCGGGAGAAGGCCGCGGATCTGCTCGGCCGGTTGCCGAACACCCGCCACGGGCACCGGATGGCCGAACGGCTGCGGCCGCTCGTCCGCCGCCGGGGCAGGATCCTCGAGATCTCCTTGCCCCGGACCGAACGCGGCAAGGACGAGGGCACCGTCCGGCTGCGCACGCTGGTCGCGGCCGCGCCGCTGGCGTTCTGGACGGAGTTCGGGCCGCCGGCCGAGGTGGTGCGGATGACCGTCGAGGGCTGCCCGCCCGGCGTGCTGCGCGACGCCTGGGCGTCCGCGGCACTGCGCCAGCGCGACGAGACCTGGGCGCAGGCCCTGATCGGCGCCGACCCCGGCGGGCGCACCACCCCGCCGCTGCTCGGCGTGCTGAGCCCGGCCAGCCAGGCCGGCACCATCGCGCACCTGGTCGGGCGGCTGCCCACCGAGTCGTTCGCCCGGCTGGTGCACGAGCTGCCCCGGCCGTGGACCGCCGAGCTCGGCACCGCGCTGCTCGACTGGATCGCCCGCCAGGACGACCACCGCCTGGTCTCGCACGCCGCCGTCGTGATCGCCCGCGCGGTCCCGCCCGGCTGCCTGCGCCACCCGCTGGCCACCACCCGCCTGACCATGGACGCCGGGCCGTGGCGCCGGGCGCTCACCGAAACGTTGAACTTCCGCCGCGAAATGTACGAGGAGCTCGCATGA
- a CDS encoding SWIM zinc finger family protein — MGGQVVTAVPWTAERVAGLAPDPASEKAGRALATPAKWSGAGVNEDAVWGFCQGSGKKPYQTCVELAEPAFRCSCPSRKFPCKHAVGLLLMWAAGQVAAEAPPEWVHTWLAERADRARKAAERAEAAGPKDEEAAAKRAEGRAARVEGGVAELKVWLTDRVGAGFAGFDRNGSEELRTVAARMVDAQASGLAGGLRRAAGIVGRRDWPDALLAELSLLFLLADAAGRLGELPPELAETVRTRLGFSVETARVLESGERVSDDWLITGAADEENDRLLTRRTWLRGRVTGRDALVLSFAPPGRPLDASLPPGHLLTAELAFYPGAAPLRALVAERGIPLPAPSAVGGSIENALAAYARAMAADPWLERWPVLLSEVTPAEHADGWCLSEKDGTALPLVPYAFPWSLLALSAGGPLTVAAEWSQAGLRPLTCWHENRAVRL, encoded by the coding sequence GTGGGGGGACAGGTGGTGACGGCGGTGCCGTGGACCGCGGAACGCGTGGCCGGGCTCGCGCCGGATCCCGCTTCGGAGAAGGCCGGGCGGGCGCTCGCGACACCGGCGAAGTGGTCCGGCGCGGGCGTGAACGAGGACGCGGTCTGGGGCTTCTGCCAAGGCAGCGGCAAGAAGCCGTACCAGACGTGTGTCGAACTGGCCGAGCCCGCGTTCCGGTGTTCCTGCCCCAGCCGCAAGTTCCCGTGCAAACACGCGGTCGGGCTGCTGCTGATGTGGGCCGCCGGTCAGGTGGCCGCGGAAGCACCGCCGGAGTGGGTGCACACGTGGCTCGCCGAGCGGGCGGACCGGGCACGGAAGGCAGCGGAACGCGCGGAAGCCGCGGGCCCGAAGGACGAAGAGGCCGCGGCGAAGCGGGCCGAGGGGCGGGCGGCGCGCGTCGAAGGCGGTGTCGCCGAACTGAAGGTGTGGCTGACCGACCGGGTCGGCGCGGGGTTCGCGGGCTTCGACCGCAACGGTTCGGAGGAGCTGCGCACGGTCGCCGCCCGGATGGTCGACGCACAGGCGTCGGGCCTGGCGGGCGGCCTGCGGCGGGCGGCCGGGATCGTCGGCCGCCGCGACTGGCCGGACGCACTGCTGGCCGAGCTGTCCCTGTTGTTCCTGCTCGCGGACGCGGCGGGCCGGCTGGGTGAACTGCCGCCGGAGCTGGCGGAAACCGTGCGGACGCGGCTCGGGTTCTCGGTCGAGACCGCCCGGGTCCTGGAGAGCGGCGAGCGCGTCTCGGACGACTGGCTGATCACCGGCGCGGCCGACGAGGAGAACGACCGGCTGTTGACCCGGCGCACGTGGCTGCGCGGCCGGGTCACGGGGCGCGACGCACTGGTGCTGTCGTTCGCGCCGCCGGGCCGCCCGCTCGACGCGTCGTTGCCACCCGGGCACCTGCTGACGGCGGAGCTGGCCTTCTACCCGGGTGCCGCGCCGCTGCGCGCGCTGGTGGCGGAGCGGGGAATCCCGCTGCCGGCCCCGTCGGCCGTGGGCGGCTCGATCGAGAACGCGCTGGCGGCGTACGCCCGGGCGATGGCGGCGGACCCGTGGCTGGAACGCTGGCCGGTCCTGCTGTCGGAAGTGACCCCGGCCGAACACGCCGACGGCTGGTGTCTGTCCGAAAAGGACGGAACAGCACTGCCGTTGGTGCCGTACGCGTTCCCGTGGTCGCTGCTGGCGCTCTCGGCCGGCGGCCCGCTGACGGTGGCGGCGGAATGGAGCCAAGCGGGCCTGCGCCCGCTGACGTGCTGGCACGAAAACCGGGCGGTGCGGCTATGA
- a CDS encoding ATP-binding protein, translated as MTAPATVLRPHAEQDHAAELAALAAADERAKPPNWLLSPWAVVEYLLGGTLPDGTVITPKYVGPRRLIEVAVATLATDRALLLLGVPGTAKTWVSEHLTAAISGDSTLLVQGTAGTSEESIRYGWNYARLIAEGPSAAALVESPVVRAMRDGKLARLEELTRIPADVQDTLITILSEKTLPIPELGDEVQARPGFNMIATANNRDKGVNELSSALRRRFNTVVLPLPDSAEAEIEIVSRRVKELGTSLQLPAEAAELAEIRRVVTVFRELRSGRTEDGRTAVKSPSGTLSTAEAISVLTGGLALAAHFGDGVLRPHDVAAGIHGAVVKDPVADRAIWLEYLETVVRERDGWADFYRAGQEIS; from the coding sequence ATGACCGCCCCCGCCACCGTCCTCCGGCCGCACGCCGAACAGGACCACGCCGCCGAACTGGCCGCCCTGGCCGCCGCCGACGAGCGGGCCAAGCCGCCGAACTGGCTGCTGTCCCCCTGGGCCGTCGTCGAGTACCTGCTCGGCGGCACCCTGCCCGACGGCACCGTGATCACGCCCAAGTACGTCGGCCCGCGACGGCTGATCGAGGTCGCCGTCGCCACCCTGGCCACCGACCGCGCGCTGCTGCTGCTCGGCGTGCCGGGCACCGCGAAGACGTGGGTGTCCGAGCACCTGACCGCCGCGATCAGCGGCGACTCGACGCTGCTGGTGCAGGGCACCGCGGGCACGTCCGAGGAGTCGATCCGGTACGGCTGGAACTACGCCCGGCTGATCGCCGAAGGGCCGAGCGCCGCCGCGCTCGTCGAAAGCCCGGTGGTGCGCGCGATGCGGGACGGCAAGCTGGCGCGGCTCGAGGAGCTGACGCGCATCCCGGCCGACGTCCAGGACACGCTGATCACCATCCTGTCCGAGAAGACGCTCCCGATCCCGGAGCTGGGTGACGAGGTGCAGGCGCGGCCCGGCTTCAACATGATCGCGACGGCGAACAACCGCGACAAGGGCGTCAACGAGCTGTCCAGCGCGCTGCGGCGGCGGTTCAACACCGTCGTGCTGCCGCTGCCGGACAGCGCGGAGGCGGAGATCGAGATCGTCAGCCGCCGGGTCAAGGAGCTCGGCACGTCGCTGCAACTGCCCGCCGAAGCCGCCGAGCTGGCCGAGATCCGCCGGGTGGTCACGGTGTTCCGCGAGCTGCGCTCGGGCCGCACCGAAGACGGCCGCACGGCGGTGAAGTCGCCGTCCGGCACGCTGTCCACCGCCGAGGCGATCAGCGTGCTCACCGGCGGCCTGGCCCTGGCGGCCCACTTCGGCGACGGCGTGCTGCGCCCGCACGACGTCGCGGCCGGCATCCACGGCGCGGTGGTCAAGGACCCGGTGGCCGACCGCGCGATCTGGCTGGAGTACCTGGAGACGGTCGTCCGCGAGCGCGACGGCTGGGCCGACTTCTACCGGGCCGGCCAGGAGATCTCGTGA